DNA sequence from the Acidobacteriota bacterium genome:
CGCCCGGATCCGCGTCATGGAAAACGGACTCGACACCGGCGACGCCTCCGTCGTCAGCGCCGACCACGCCGTGACCTTCGAACCGGCGCATTCCGAACAGATCGAGGTGCTGCGCGGACCCGCCACGCTCCGTTTCGGTTCCGAGGCAATCGGCGGCGCGGTCAACATGGTCGACGGCCGGATCCCGAGCGAGAAGCCTGTCAGCGCGCTGAGAGGCACGATCGACCTTCGCGGCGGGTCCGTGGCCGACGAGCGAATGGGCGCGATCCATCTCGACGGCGGCGGCGGTGAATGGGCCTGGCACCTGGGCGCCGTGAGCCGGGAAACCGATCCGTATGAGATCCCCGGCTACGCACAGGTCGAGGAGGAGCACGACGATCACGACGACCACGACGACCACGACGAAGACGAAGATCACGACGACGAGGACGAGGACCACGACGACCACGAAGACGAGGATCACGACGAGCACGACCACGAAGAGCACGAAGACGAGAACCCCTTCGGGATCGTTCCGAACACGGATCTGATGACCGAGAGCGGGCGCTTCGGCTTCACCCGCTTCTTCGGCGACCGTGGCTCGATCGGCATCTCGGTCAGTGGTTTCGACACGAACTACGGGCTCCCGCCCGGCGCCCACGCTCATCACGAACACGAGGATGAGCACGACCACGACGACGACCACGACGACGACCACGACGACGACGAGGATCACGACGACGACGAGGATCACGACGAGGACCACGAGGACGAAGACCACGACGACCACGAGGACGAACACGGGCACGAGGAGGAGGAACTCCCGATCCGCGTCGACATGAGGCAGCGCCGCGTGGACCTCCGGGCCGAAGCCCTGCCGATGGCGGGCGCCTTCCAGAAGATCGAGGTCCGGATGACGGGAACCGACTACGAGCACGTCGAGCTCGAGGGCCCCGACGTCGGCACGACATTCTCCAACGACTACCTCGAGACACGGCTCGAGATGTTCCAGCGCGAGCGGGGCCGAAGCCGCGGCTCCGTCGGCCTCCAGTACTCGGACCGCGATCTCGCCGCCATCGGCGAGGAAGCCTTCGTTCCGCCGACACAGTCCCAGGGATGGGCTCTCTTCACCTCGCAGGAGATCGAGGCCGGTCCCGTCCGCTGGCAGTTCGGCGCTCGCTTCGAGCAGCTCGACCACAATCCAGTGAGTTCTCGGGACACCTCGCACGACGGCGTGTCCGCTTCAGCGGGCCTGGTCTGGGACGCCGGCTCCGACTGGACGCTAGGCGTTTCGGTCGCCCGCTCGGCCCGCCTGCCCGCGGCGGAGGAGCTCCATTCCGACGGCCTGCACGTCGCCACCCTGAGCTACGAGGTCGGTGACCCGAACCTGGAGAACGAGGTCGGCACCGGGTTCGACGTGTCGCTGCGCAAGACGGAAGGGCTGCTGACCGGCGAACTGACGCTCTTCAGCCAGAGCTTCAGCGACTTCATCTACCAGCGGTTCACCGGCGAAGAGGAGGACGGGTTCGCCGTCCTCCGCTACACCCAGGCCGACGCCTCCACCGAAGGGGCCGAACTCCGGCTCCGGCTGGAGCTGCTCGACCGGAACGACCATCACCTGCACATCCAGGCGATCGCGGACACGGTCGACGCCGAGCTGGACGCGGGCGGCAACCTGCCACGGATTCCGCCGATGAGCTTCGGCGCCGGCCTCCACTACCACGGCCATCACTGGCGCGCCGCGGTGGAAGGTCGCTGGTTCGACGACCAGAACGACGTCGCTGAACTGGAGACCCCAACCGAGGGCTACACGCTGGTCAACGCCCACGTCGGGCGGCGCTTCATCCTCGGCAACCAGATCCTCGACGTGCTGCTGCGGGGCCGCAACCTGACGGACGAGGAAGCGCGCGTGCACACGTCGTTCCTGAAGAACTTCAGACCGCTGCCCGGCAGGGACGTCACCCTGTCGGCCCGGTTCTGGTTCTAGAGGCGGATTCAAAGCAGGCCCGAGGGCTGTCCGGCATCCCAACCGCCGGACAGCCCTTCGTTCCCGGCAGCGCGCCGCTAGGCCGATGCATCTCTCGTTCGCAACATCAACGCACCCCGCAAGTTCATGAACCGCTCCGCGTCGCACCGGTCCCGCTCGCCTCTCATCATCATCAACGCCCTCGCGCTGACAATCGTCACGCTCGTCACGGGCGCCTGGGACACGGTCTGCCACGACGACGACGCGCCGGTGAGCAACGCCCGGTTCGCGATCGGCAACGAAGCCGAGGCCACCGGGGCCACAAACCACACCAGCCTCGCCAGCGCCTCGGCGCCGCACGAACACTCCTGCGTCGCCTGCCGGATCGGATCCTCGAAGTCGGCCGAGATCGGCAGGAGCTCCGTCTCCAGGCCGCTCGACCTCGCTTCGGCCGCGGCCAGGCCCGAGAACGACGGCAGCGCCCGCCGCGGCGCGACCAGGCAACAGGCCGCTCGCGGTCCGCCCCAAAGCTGAGTCGACAGCGGCTCCGACCCGCGCAGTAGCTCGCAGCCTCGGAGCCTCCGGAAAGCAGACCAGGCGTCACCCGCCCCACGTCGGGGCGATGGCGGCGACGCCATCGCGGTCAGCAGTAGCTGACCCAACGGAATCGCAGCGTCGCGCTGCGGAGAAGTTCGGCGCGCTTGCCACCGATGCGAATCCGCAGCCAGCGCCACACCACCCCTTCGAAACGGAGGGGCTCTCGACTCGGACTGAACTACGCAGGAACTCAACACCATGCTCGCTACCTACACCACGTTCTCGAACTCCCATCTCCGGCGCCGGCCTTGCTGGCGCCGGCCAGTGACGGCCGCCACTTTCTGCGCCCTTGCCCTCCTTCTCAATCCTCCAACAGCCAGCGGTCAGGCGACGGGATCCATCGCCGGAACGGTCAGCAGCCCCGGTGAGGCCGGCATCTCGCTCGCCGTCGCCCGACTCACCGAGTTGTCCCTCAGCGCCTCGGTGGCCGTGGACGGGACGTTTCGCTTCGACGCCGTGCCTCCCGGCACGTATCTCCTGGTCGTCGACATCCCGTCGGTCGGCCTGACCAGCGAGCCGATCACCGTCTCCGCCGGCCGCGAGACGACTGTCGAGCTGGAGTACGATCACTTCACCCACTTCGACGAGATCGTCGTCACCGCCTCCGGCGGTCTCCGCAACGAGTCCGAGCTGCCGAACGCAATCTCCGTGTTGGGCGGCGCCGACCTGCAATTGCGCATGGGGGCGACGCTGGGCGAGACTCTCGCGGGGGCGCCGGGCCTTTCCTCGACCGCGTTCGTGCCGGGGGCGGCGCGACCGATCATCCGCGGCCTGTCGAGCGCCCGTGTTCGGGTTCTCAACGGCGGCATGGGCACCGGTGACGTCTCCGTCGAGAGCCTCGATCACGCGGTCACCTCCGACCCGCTCCTGGCCGAGCAGATCGAGGTGCTGAGAGGTCCGGCCACGCTCCGCTACGGCTCGGGCGCCATCGGCGGCGCCGTGAACGTCGTCGACGGTCGCATTCCAGCCAACCGGGCGGCAAAGACCTTCGGCGGCAGGATC
Encoded proteins:
- a CDS encoding TonB-dependent receptor; this translates as MLANHTKAMNSHPRRRHHRRQAVTGAILCALALLLIPATAAAQDTGSVIGSVETHGERIVLAVARIPELGISTAGSTDGGFRLDEGPAGTWLVVVEIPAFGTASETVTVAGGDEVDVQLEMRHGTHFDEVVVTATGDQRRASELANPVSVLSGPDLQLRLGATLGETLEGEPGVHSTSFVPGAGRPIIRGLSGARIRVMENGLDTGDASVVSADHAVTFEPAHSEQIEVLRGPATLRFGSEAIGGAVNMVDGRIPSEKPVSALRGTIDLRGGSVADERMGAIHLDGGGGEWAWHLGAVSRETDPYEIPGYAQVEEEHDDHDDHDDHDEDEDHDDEDEDHDDHEDEDHDEHDHEEHEDENPFGIVPNTDLMTESGRFGFTRFFGDRGSIGISVSGFDTNYGLPPGAHAHHEHEDEHDHDDDHDDDHDDDEDHDDDEDHDEDHEDEDHDDHEDEHGHEEEELPIRVDMRQRRVDLRAEALPMAGAFQKIEVRMTGTDYEHVELEGPDVGTTFSNDYLETRLEMFQRERGRSRGSVGLQYSDRDLAAIGEEAFVPPTQSQGWALFTSQEIEAGPVRWQFGARFEQLDHNPVSSRDTSHDGVSASAGLVWDAGSDWTLGVSVARSARLPAAEELHSDGLHVATLSYEVGDPNLENEVGTGFDVSLRKTEGLLTGELTLFSQSFSDFIYQRFTGEEEDGFAVLRYTQADASTEGAELRLRLELLDRNDHHLHIQAIADTVDAELDAGGNLPRIPPMSFGAGLHYHGHHWRAAVEGRWFDDQNDVAELETPTEGYTLVNAHVGRRFILGNQILDVLLRGRNLTDEEARVHTSFLKNFRPLPGRDVTLSARFWF